A genomic region of Spodoptera frugiperda isolate SF20-4 chromosome 31, AGI-APGP_CSIRO_Sfru_2.0, whole genome shotgun sequence contains the following coding sequences:
- the LOC126912892 gene encoding uncharacterized protein LOC126912892: MSTQPLIANELLAFIQHAIDTMDEVSILQICKSNFKEEDISSGKRLLFQCLGKLDEMPARRRDGTEKSVQDIITLLKVTDPDDVPAFVAKDLHKLPPVTFDHVDVTRLLKDIISLKTSLAEVQSKLMSSENTIGELRAELMALRNTVAVSGSPKLCTDANTCRGAANASVSSFESAKAQASPRAGAAVSHSAERLASPAQATTRVSTSTPKRAYADIAAKGGKQVQQGEKPRVDLHQEVPKKNQNDKEGFTLVERKKKRKPTCRNQCGTALTGHNHLLRPAVPATLLYVSRLHDSTKAEEIVEFIKIKAKLHLKVEQLHSQHRVDFKSFVVRVPTEHLSTLMKEEFWPRGVVYRRFRGRLPDTARHTTPSLRVT; encoded by the coding sequence ATGAGTACCCAACCACTCATAGCCAATGAGTTGCTGGCATTCATTCAACATGCTATCGACACGATGGATGAGGTTAGCATCTTGCAAATCTGCAAATCTAACTTCAAGGAGGAAGACATAAGTAGCGGCAAAAGGTTGCTATTCCAATGTCTTGGAAAGCTGGACGAGATGCCAGCTCGCCGAAGAGACGGAACGGAGAAAAGTGTGCAGGATATAATCACCTTGCTGAAGGTGACAGATCCCGACGACGTGCCTGCATTCGTGGCAAAGGACCTGCACAAGCTGCCCCCTGTCACCTTTGATCACGTCGACGTTACCAGGTTGCTCAAGGACATCATATCCTTGAAGACAAGCCTGGCTGAGGTACAATCCAAGCTGATGTCTTCAGAGAATACAATTGGAGAACTCCGTGCGGAATTGATGGCGTTACGCAACACAGTTGCTGTAAGTGGGTCACCGAAACTGTGCACCGACGCAAACACATGCCGCGGTGCAGCCAATGCATCGGTCAGCAGTTTTGAGTCGGCGAAGGCGCAGGCATCGCCACGTGCGGGCGCTGCAGTGAGTCACTCCGCCGAACGGCTAGCGTCTCCGGCGCAGGCTACGACACGTGTGAGTACGTCGACCCCCAAACGTGCTTACGCTGACATCGCTGCAAAGGGGGGTAAGCAGGTTCAACAGGGCGAAAAGCCTCGCGTGGATCTGCATCAGGAGGTTCCTAAAAAGAACCAGAATGACAAGGAAGGCTTTACCCTTGtcgaaagaaagaagaagaggAAGCCTACTTGCCGCAATCAGTGCGGTACCGCATTGACAGGACATAACCATCTGCTGCGTCCTGCTGTACCAGCGACGCTGCTCTACGTGTCCCGTCTGCATGACTCCACAAAGGCGGAGGAGATTGTGGAGTTCATCAAGATCAAGGCAAAACTTCATCTAAAGGTCGAGCAGCTGCACTCTCAACACAGAGTGGACTTCAAGTCCTTTGTGGTCAGGGTGCCGACTGAACATCTGTCGACCTTAATGAAGGAGGAGTTTTGGCCGCGAGGGGTAGTCTACCGACGGTTCCGAGGTCGGCTACCGGACActgcgcgacacacgacgccgtCTCTTCGTGTGacctaa